One Eubalaena glacialis isolate mEubGla1 chromosome 11, mEubGla1.1.hap2.+ XY, whole genome shotgun sequence DNA segment encodes these proteins:
- the PUS7L gene encoding pseudouridylate synthase PUS7L: MEEDTDFRIRFSSLCFITDHVGFHGTIKSSPSDFVVIEIDEQGQLVNKASDEAIYKVNKILPGPNNLAKKTKLDPQNLSFEERSNQEVSTLAGCSGEDQNYEPGSEKEDTIKDGTSKGEEENIDVLGSLLDEKTNELLNQFACDIKEKWNSKTELIGPSPEFSLGRILDKNQRAILHSAIRQKFPFLITVGKNSEIVVKPNLEYKELCHLVSEEEAFAFFKYLDAKKENSKFTFKPDINKDHRKAVHHFINRKFGNLVETKSFPEPNYSADNPNVVITVRFREKAHKHRKRSLLECQERKVMYTAFTLRKENLEMFEAVGFLAIKLGVIPSDFSYAGLKDKKAITYQAMVVRKVTPERLKNVEKEIEKKRMNVFNIRSVDDSLRLGQLKGNHFDIVIRNLKNQINDSANLRERILEAVENVKNKGFVNYYGPQRFGMGRKVHTDQIGLALLKSEMVKAVKLFLTPEDLDDPVNRAKKYFLQTEDAKGTLSLMPEFKVRERALLESLHRFGVTEEGCIQAWFSFPHSMRIFYVHAYSSKIWNEAVSYRLATYGSRVVEGDLVCLDEDIDDEHLPSSKVHLVTEEEESANTYAIPQVVLPVLGYSIQYPKNKLGKWYQEVLSRDGLQTCRFKIPTLKLNVPGCYRKILKHPCNLSYQLIEDHDIDVMKEGSHIDEATLSLVICFDLDASCYATVCLREIMKHDF; the protein is encoded by the exons ATGGAAGAGGATACAGATTTTAGAATCAGGTTTAGTTCTTTGTGTTTCATTACGGATCACGTTGGATTTCATGGCACCATAAAAAGCTCACCAAGTGACTTTGTTGTTATTGAGATTGATGAACAGGGACAGTTAGTTAATAAAGCCAGTGATGAAGCTATTTACAAGGTTAATAAAATACTACCTGGGCCAAATAATTtggctaaaaaaacaaaactagatcCTCAAAATTTATCCTTTGAAGAGAGAAGCAATCAAGAAGTCAGTACTTTGGCTGGGTGCTCTGGTGAAGACCAAAATTATGAGCCTGGTTCAGAAAAGGAAGATACTATCAAAGACGGAACTTCCAAAGGTGAAGAAGAAAACATTGATGTATTAGGATCCTTGTTAGATGAAAAAACTAATGAATTACTGAATCAGTTTGCCTGTGATATAAAAGAGAAGTGGAATTCTAAAACTGAACTAATTGGACCATCTCCTGAATTCTCATTAGGCAGAATCCTTGACAAAAACCAGAGGGCTATTTTGCATAGTGCTATTAGGcagaaatttccttttttaataactGTAGGAAAAAACAGTGAAATTGTTGTAAAACCAAATCTTGAGTATAAAGAACTCTGTCACTTGGTATCTGAAGAAGAAGCATTtgccttttttaaatatttggatgcaaagaaagaaaattccaaatTTACCTTTAAACCTGATATAAACAAAGATCACAGAAAGGCTGTCCACCATTTTATCAACAGAAAGTTTGGAAATCTTGTGGAAACCAAATCTTTTCCTGAACCGAATTATAGTGCTGATAATCCAAATGTAGTGATAACAGTAAGATTTCGGGAAAAAGCAcacaagcacaggaaaagatctCTTCTTGAATGCCAGGAAAGAAAAGTTATGTACACAG ccttTACCCTTCGAAAAGAAAATCTGGAAATGTTTGAAGCGGTTGGTTTTTTAGCTATCAAACTTGGAGTGATTCCTTCGGATTTTAGTTATGCAGGACTTAAAGACAAGAAAGCCATCACTTATCAAGCAATGGTTGTTAGAAAAGTGACACCAGAGAG GTtgaaaaatgttgaaaaagaaattgaaaagaaaagaatgaatgtgTTTAATATTCGGTCTGTAGATGATTCCCTTAGACTCGGTCAGCTTAAAGGAAATCACTTTGATATTGtcatcagaaatttaaaaaatcaaataaatgattCTGCAAACCTGAGAGAGAGAATTTTGGAGGCAGTAGAAAATGTTAAG aATAAAGGGTTTGTGAATTACTACGGACCACAGAGATTTGGGATGGGAAGGAAAGTTCACACAGACCAAATTGGATTGGCTTTGCTGAAGAGTGAAATG gtGAAGGCTGTAAAATTATTTCTTACACCAGAAGATTTGGATGATCCTGTAAATAGagcaaagaaatattttcttcaaactg AGGATGCTAAAGGCACACTTTCACTGATGCCTGAATTCAAAGTTCGGGAGAGAGCATTGTTGGAGTCCTTGCATCGCTTTGGCGTGACAGAGGAGGGCTGTATCCAGGCGTGGTTCTCTTTCCCCCACTCCATGCGCATATTCTATGTTCATGCATATAGCAGCAAAATCTGGAATGAGGCAGTATCTTACAGACTTGCAACCTATGGATCAAGAGTGGTGGAGGGTGATTTGGTCTGTTTGGATGAAGATATTGACGATGAGCATTTACCAAGTAGTAAA gttcaTCTAGTAACTGAAGAAGAGGAATCAGCTAATACATATGCAATACCTCAG GTGGTTCTTCCAGTGCTTGGATACAGTATTCAGTACCCAAAGAACAAACTAGGGAAGTGGTACCAGGAAGTACTCAGCAGAGATGGACTACAGACATGTAGATTTAAAATACCTACTCTGAAACTGAATGTTCCAGGATGCTATAGAAAGATTTTGAAACATCCCTGTAATCTCTCATACCAACTAATAGAAGACCATGATATTGATGTCATGAAGGAAGGTTCCCACATCGATGAAGCAACTTTATCTCTTGTGATCTGTTTTGATCTTGATGCTTCGTGTTATGCTACAGTTTGTCTGAGGGAAATAATGAAGCATGACTTTTAA